AGTTGGATTCTCATTAATGATTGTTAGCGCAATTATTGCTAAAAAGCATAAATATGTAAGTGGAGAACGTATCCCTCTTAAAGAAACAATTAAAAGGTTTTTTAGTGCTCTTCCAGGACTTCTCTTAATTATTATTGTTATAGGAGGAATTATTACGGGCATATTCACCCCCACAGAAGCAGCAGGAATTGCGGTTGTATATGCTTTTATTTTAGCTGTCATAGTATATAAAGAAGTAAAATGGAAGGAAATTCCCGGAATTTTACTTGAATGTGGAGTAACCTCATCTGTGGTGATGTTTCTTATCGGAACATCCACAGGAATGTCTTGGTTTATGGCTTCTCAAGATATTCCAGAGTATGTAGGAAAAGCAATCCTATCTATTTCAACTAACAAGTTTGCGATTCTTCTTATGATAAACATTCTATTTTTATTTGTAGGAACCTTCTTAGATATGACTCCAGCAATCCTTATATTTACCCCTATTTTCCTTCCAATAATTCAACAATTAGGCATAAATCTTGTTCACTTCGGCATCATAATTATTGCAAATCTCTGCATAGGGCTCTGCACTCCACCTGTAGGAACTGTTCTCTTTTTAGGGGTAAGTGTTGGGAAAGGCAAAATTCACGAAGTTATTAGAAGTTTCTTGCCCTTCTTCGCTTTTATGATAATCTCCCTGCTTTTAATAACTTATATTCCAGGAATTTCACTTCTTCTCCCAAAACTATTTGGGCTGTGATTAAATAAAAAAAATAGGGGGAAACTCCCCCTATTTTTTTCTAAAACTAAAAAGCTTCTTAGAAAGAAAAACCAGCAGAAGCTCTATGAATCATATCATAATATCGAACGAAACTTACAGCGTAATCTAACCTTACCTTCGCCTTAATACCTGCTCCTAAATTTAATCCGTTTTCCAAATAGTCATTAAACTGATATCCGGCTCGTAAGAAAATCATATCTTTGTATCCAAATTCTCCTCCTAAAAGGATTTGTTCATCCCAATCACGAGGGTGAATCCCATCTATTTCCACAAGAAGAGAATAATCCGGATGTTCTCCAAAGAAATCCAGAATGTCCATACTAACACCAAGAGTAAAAGTTAAAGGTAATTCAAAACCAATCCTCTCATAAACAACTCTTGGAGAAAAATTCCTAACAGACATACCAAAAGCAAAACTCTTAAAACCTGGATAGAAAAGTAAACCAAAATCAGCAGAGAAAGTAGAAGTTTCGTTCTTCTTCACTATAGTGTCAGTATCAGCAGGTTCGACCCCAGGAACCTCAAACATATTTTCTCCAAGATGTTGGGTAGCGTATTTGAACTGGATTCCTGTTGTGAATTTATCAGTAAACTCTATTGCATAAGCCAACCCAGCACAAAATGCAGAAACTTCTAATGGACCAGTATCTCCAAATCCTACTTCCCCCATAATAACCTGAGTCCCATAAAAATCGTCACCATAATCAGGATAAATAAGGTGAAAACCAAAACTTCCCCATTTTCCAGCGTCATAAGCAGCCGCAAGATAAGCATAATTTATATCAGCAATCCACTTTGTTCCACCAACAGATAAATCAAAACGAGAATCTAACTCTCCTATGCACGATGGATTGTAGAACAAAGCTGTTGCATCTTTACCTATTACTGTAAAAGCTCCTCCAAGTGCAGAAGGACGAGCTCCTGTATTTACATCTAAAAAACCATAACCTGCTTGAGCAACTTTATCCACTCCATAAACATTAACAAAAAGAACAAAAATTAAAATGAAAACAATAAATTTCCTCATCTTTCGCCCCCTATCTAATTATTAAAAACTTACGGGATACAGTCTGACCAGTCTCATTATCTCTTATATAAGCAATATAAATTCCACTAACAGGTCTCTGGTCTGCCTTTGTAATTAGATATTCATTACCAACATACCAAAATTCCATACCTCCACCCTTATGCTCAATGGTTCTCACAAGTTTCCCTGACTCAGTTAAGATGGTTATTGTGCAATTATCCGTTAGATTTGCAAAACCAATTTTATAACCTCCTCCTTCTGTATACCCTCCTATAGCTTTAATATTTAGAGGATTTGGAACAACTCTAACAGAATCGAGATTGGATGCGGCAATAGATTTTAACCTTGCTGGTGCCAGAGTCATTGTTAAGAAAATTCCACTTTCAGCTCCATTATTCCCAACAGCTGTTATAGAATAGAAATAATCCACTCCTGGAGTAATATTCTTATCTTCATATAATCTTTCACTCCCAGAGACAGAATCAATTAACTGCCAATCACCAACAATCTTATCTCCTACTTTACTATATACATAATCACCTAAAGCCCTATAAATTCTAAATTTTGCAATATCTGAATCAAATCCTGGTTCATAACTCCATTCAAGTTTTATCATATCGGATCTTGAAGTAACCTCAAAGCGAGAAGGAGGTGCAGGAGAAGCAGGAATTTCGTAATTCATATTAAAGTTTCTCTGGGCATTCATTCCATTATTGAAAAGAGAATCCTTACCAGTGGCAACCATAAGGTCTTTTGCAATATCATTCAAAGTTGGCTTAGGAGATAACCCTGTGGGATAATAAACATTAAATATTGGATCTCTTTTCTTTAATTCCTCAACCATTGTAGCAGAATCTAAATTCGCAAGCCAGTCATAAGAAGTTGCTACCCCAGCTGCCCAAGCTTCTCCAAGAAGATATGAAGTCTTCCTACTTATTGCACCACCCACATATGCATAAACAAATCTTAAAGTGTCACCATAATCCATATCATATGGACCAATGGAAAGATGACATTGCTGGTCAAATCTAAGATATGTAATATCCTCTGCGTAAGGATAACCTCTTAGAGGATCCAACTCTCCCCATCTATCCAGGGGTTGCTCATAATAAGTTTTCCCACCACTTGCAGTAGAATCATAAACATCATAAAGACTATCCATCGCATAAACCTCTTCTCTAAAGAGTAAATCGTTAGGAGTGGGTGGGTTATCAGAAATACCAAAACCTCCTTTTACCATTAACTCATAAGCTTCAACATAATCCTCAGGTGGATTTTCTAAGACCGGAAAATCCCATATAATCCAGCTTGATTCTGTGATCAGACTTGAATGCATTGAAGGTTGAGCAGGATCATTGCTTAGGGCAATATTAGGAATAGGATGATTTTGTCTTACTTTTGTATTTTTGGGAGCAAATAAAACGGCAGTCCCTCCAAAACGAGCTCCATCTAAAACAGTTCCATTAACACTACCGGGTTTAAGGCCATAGCTATCCTTTGATACTCTTGCCCTTAGAGGGGTAACATAATCAATCCGAAGAGAATCATCATCCTGAGGATAAGAAAGGCGTGTATCATGATTTTCCGTAGTCCCAGCCCAAGTTGCCATTACTTTATTATTTCCAGTTCCATTTATCATAGCCTCAGTAATTCTTGTAATATAAACACCTTCTAATTTCTGACCCGGAAGCTCTATCTCAGGATCTTTATCAACATTTCCTGTATTCACAAAAGTCCAATCCCATATTATATAATCATCATGACCCGGCTGACTCCAAGCTAAAACCCTCTGGATAGCATCCACTCCTACATTTAATCTCACATGAGATTCAACCATTACATCAGCGGTCCCCCCCAAAATCTTTTCCGGAGCCACTTCATCTCCAAACATAAGTGGAGGGGTTAGTGTTTTCCCATCCACAATTACCTGTGTTGGAGGATACCTAAAATACCGACGGATATAATAACCTTCTTCATCTGGAACAGAAAACTGGTAAATATCAAGGGCTCTTTTACGGCAAGCATGACCAGTAACATAAGCATCCCAGACATATCCAGTTGTATCTTTCCAGTTTCTTACACCAAAAAACATTCCGGAATTCTTGAGAATTCCACCAGGCCACATTTGAGAAATCTCTTCCATTAAAACATAACTACCTCTAAAATAAATGCACATAGCATG
This portion of the candidate division WOR-3 bacterium genome encodes:
- a CDS encoding TRAP transporter large permease — its product is MNEPLFVMIFTFILLLIMNVPIAVTIGLSTFWAISSIGEISGINVVAPRLATGINSFSLLAIPFFILMGLFLGKGGIARKLIDLAEALVGRFPGGLAFVNTLGCMLMGAISGSSVAAVSSIGGVMIPEMTKKGYDKNFNIALTSCSATTGLLIPPSNPMIVYALVTGTVSIAALFLAGVFPGILVGFSLMIVSAIIAKKHKYVSGERIPLKETIKRFFSALPGLLLIIIVIGGIITGIFTPTEAAGIAVVYAFILAVIVYKEVKWKEIPGILLECGVTSSVVMFLIGTSTGMSWFMASQDIPEYVGKAILSISTNKFAILLMINILFLFVGTFLDMTPAILIFTPIFLPIIQQLGINLVHFGIIIIANLCIGLCTPPVGTVLFLGVSVGKGKIHEVIRSFLPFFAFMIISLLLITYIPGISLLLPKLFGL
- a CDS encoding PorV/PorQ family protein, translated to MRKFIVFILIFVLFVNVYGVDKVAQAGYGFLDVNTGARPSALGGAFTVIGKDATALFYNPSCIGELDSRFDLSVGGTKWIADINYAYLAAAYDAGKWGSFGFHLIYPDYGDDFYGTQVIMGEVGFGDTGPLEVSAFCAGLAYAIEFTDKFTTGIQFKYATQHLGENMFEVPGVEPADTDTIVKKNETSTFSADFGLLFYPGFKSFAFGMSVRNFSPRVVYERIGFELPLTFTLGVSMDILDFFGEHPDYSLLVEIDGIHPRDWDEQILLGGEFGYKDMIFLRAGYQFNDYLENGLNLGAGIKAKVRLDYAVSFVRYYDMIHRASAGFSF
- a CDS encoding fibronectin type III domain-containing protein; this translates as MKKGIVVFLSFFLATFVYAQLFKTIDVGKMQARVYDHGCYSEDVRDHAMCIYFRGSYVLMEEISQMWPGGILKNSGMFFGVRNWKDTTGYVWDAYVTGHACRKRALDIYQFSVPDEEGYYIRRYFRYPPTQVIVDGKTLTPPLMFGDEVAPEKILGGTADVMVESHVRLNVGVDAIQRVLAWSQPGHDDYIIWDWTFVNTGNVDKDPEIELPGQKLEGVYITRITEAMINGTGNNKVMATWAGTTENHDTRLSYPQDDDSLRIDYVTPLRARVSKDSYGLKPGSVNGTVLDGARFGGTAVLFAPKNTKVRQNHPIPNIALSNDPAQPSMHSSLITESSWIIWDFPVLENPPEDYVEAYELMVKGGFGISDNPPTPNDLLFREEVYAMDSLYDVYDSTASGGKTYYEQPLDRWGELDPLRGYPYAEDITYLRFDQQCHLSIGPYDMDYGDTLRFVYAYVGGAISRKTSYLLGEAWAAGVATSYDWLANLDSATMVEELKKRDPIFNVYYPTGLSPKPTLNDIAKDLMVATGKDSLFNNGMNAQRNFNMNYEIPASPAPPSRFEVTSRSDMIKLEWSYEPGFDSDIAKFRIYRALGDYVYSKVGDKIVGDWQLIDSVSGSERLYEDKNITPGVDYFYSITAVGNNGAESGIFLTMTLAPARLKSIAASNLDSVRVVPNPLNIKAIGGYTEGGGYKIGFANLTDNCTITILTESGKLVRTIEHKGGGMEFWYVGNEYLITKADQRPVSGIYIAYIRDNETGQTVSRKFLIIR